Within Fastidiosipila sp., the genomic segment ATTTTTTTACCGATGAAATGGCCTTCCTCGTCAAGCGGTTCATTGGCCTGGGCGATGTAATAGCGGTCTTCCTCGTCAGCTGTCAGGTAACGGACTTCGCCGGTCACCACCCCCGCCGCTTTATCGTAGACCCGGTAAGGGGTCTCAAGAAAACCGTAGCGGTTAACCCGGGCGTAAGTGGCAAGCGAGTTGATCAGTCCGATATTGGGTCCTTCCGGCGTTTCGATGGGGCACATGCGCCCGTAATGGGAGGAATGGACGTCACGGACTTCAAAGTTGGCCCGCTCGCGCGAAAGGCCTCCCGGACCCAGCGCGGACAAACGGCGTTTATGGGTCATTTCTGCCAGCGGATTGGGCTGATCCAGAAACTGCGACAGCTGGCTGGAGCCGAAAAATTCCTTAATGGCCGCAGAGATGGGCCGGGTATTGACGATATCCTTGGGAGCGGCCGCCTTGATGTCGGGAATGGTCTGCATCCGCTCGCGGACGACACGATCCATGCGGGAGAAGCCGATTCGCATCTGGTTTTGGAGCAGTTCGCCCACCGAGCGGATCCGGCGGTTGCCCAGGTGGTCAATGTCATCACCTTCGCCGACCCCGTATTCAAGACCGATGTAGTAACTCATCACGGCCAGAATATCGTGCAGGGTCAGATGATGGGGAATTAGCTCCTGCCTGCGCGCAGCAAGCTGCTGACGCAGGAAGTCGGCAGGCTCGGCTGCCTCTGCTGCTTCCTCAACAATTTCCCGCAAGACGGGCGTGTAAACTGATTCAGTGATTCCGGCTCCGTCGTAATCAATGTTTTCAGCGATCTCGCTGCCAAAAAAGCGCGTCAGGTATTTTTTGGCTTCAACCCGCTCGTTCCCGACCACACGAAGCTGGTGTTCGAACTGGGTTACCGTATCGCCTGCCCGGTGGATTGGGTAGACATCAACCGAATTAATGCCCGCCTGCTGGATGGCTTCGGCTGCTTCCGCCGTGATAATCTCATCTGCCAGGGCCAGCACTTCGCCATCACTGGTGATAATATCCGCAGCTGCCAGATGGCCGGCCAAGCGGGAAGCAAGGGCCAATTTCTTGTTCAGCTTGTAAATTCCGACCTTGGCCAGGTCATAGCGGTTTGGCTGGAAAAAGTTGTTATGAAGCAGGGTCTGGGCTCCCTCGCGGGTATAGACCTCGCCGGGGCGCAACTTGCGGAAAAGTTCCTGCAACCCCTCATCGCTGGTCTTGCAGCCGTCCTTTTGCATGGTCATGAGCAGAGACTCTTCACTGCCCAGGACATCAATGATCTCCTCATCTGTTCCAATGCCGAGAGCGCGCAGGAGAATGGTCAAATGAAATTTGCGCTGGCGGTCAACCCTCACCCAGAGGATGCGCTTGGAGTCGGATTCGAACTCGATCCAGGCACCGCGGTTGGGAATAACCTGGGCCGTATAAAGTTCCACCTCACTCTTGTCGCGGATGATATCGAAGTAAGCACCCGGCGAGCGGACCAGCTGGCTGATGATCACCCGCTCGGCCCCGTTAATGATGAAGCTTCCTGTTTCCGTCATCAGCGGAAACTCGCCGATGAATACGTCCTGTGTCTTGATGTCATCGTTGACACGGTCATGAAGCTGAACCTTCATATAGAGTTTTGCTGCGTAATTGGAATCTCTTTCTTTGCATTCTTCAATTGAATAGGTTGGATTGTCGATGTCGAAGTCACGACCGACAAAAGAAAGTTCGATATCGCCTGAAAAGTCAGTAATGGGCGACGATTCCTGAAGGACCTCCATCAGCCCCTCTTCAACAAACCATCTGTAACTGCTTTTCTGGATTTCAAGTAAATCCGGGATATCGAGGATTTCGTCAATCTTTGAGTACGACATTCTTTGCACTCGTCCGTATTGAACGGGCTTTATCATCAGCGCTCACCTCACAAATCGAACCGGCTTGTTTCGCTCGCATCGCCTATCCGGCCTTGACGATGCTTGGTCACGTGATATAATTGCATCATCGCAGGGCTGGTGAACCACAGGTTCTGTGGTTGTTGGCACGCAAAAACAGCGCCGGCGACACATCGAACCATTCTAGCATGCTTTGATTTCCGGGTCAACAGCTTTTTTTATTTTGGGAAAGAGATTGATGTGAAAGCAAAACGGTCACCGCGGTTTATCGCGACCATCCTGATCGTGCGGGCAACACGCAGGGTCATGCGTCTGCTCCATTTAAAAGCCACCCATTTCCCCGGTCAGCTGGCCAGCCGGCTTTGTCCCGATTTTTTATCGCGGATTGAAAAACCGGGCCACATCATTGCCATCACCGGAACCAACGGCAAAACGACGGTAGCCAATCTGGTTGCCGACATGGCCGAGAAACTGGGCCTCTCTTTCGCCCACAATGCCTATGGCAGCAACATCGAGGAGGGGATCATCACTGCCCTGCTCGACGCGGCGACCCTGACAGGGCGAAAAAAACGACCACTGGCCATTTTGGAAATCGATGAGCGGGTTACGCGAATCGTCTTCAAGAGTCTGCGTCCCGACTATCTGCTTGTCACCAATCTTTTCCGTGAATCCTATCTGCGGAACGCTCACGGGGAGTTCATTTTCGATATTTTAAATGAGAGCATTCCCCCTTCAACCCAACTCATCCTGAACGCCGATGACCTCCTGTCCCAGCAGCTGGGAGAAAGCCGCCGCCACACCTCTTTCGGCATCGCGCGCCTGCCGGGTGAAGAGGCCTTTAACACCAGTCTGATCCGCGACGTCAATCTTTGTCCGCGATGCCAGGGTCCTTTGACTGACGACTTCATCCGCTACCATCATATCGGCCGATCCCGCTGCGAGGCCTGTGGCTGGAGATCCATGATCCCCGACTTTGAAGCGACCGCCGTGTCCTCCGGAACTCTCACCCTCTCGAACACCTTGGATAACAGCGAGGAGACCTATCCCTTCAAGGGGGAAAATATCCTGGAAGCTTACAATCTTTTGGCAGCCATTGCTCTGTTCAGAACCCTGGGTTATGGCCGGGAGATCATCGCCCGGATCTTGGGGGAAGTCGCCATCGGCGTAACAAGGAAAGAAATCATCCAGGCTGGGGACAAAAGGATCTACAGAATGCTGGCAAAAGGCAAGAACCCCATCGCTGTCAGCCGTGTCCTGGATGCCCTGTGCAGTCTGCCTGGCCGCAAACAATTCATCCTCCTGGTCGACACCAGCGTCAAGAAAATGTCAGAGGAGGACAACACGGCCTGGCTTTATGATACGGATCTGTCAATCCTTGCGGCGGAGGAGGTCACCCGCATAATTGTCGGCGGCCGCCGCGCGGAGGACATCCGGACCGCCCTGCTTTTTGCGGGCCTGCCGCCTGAAAAAATCAGGACCTGCCGGGACAAAAGTGAAACAGGATCCCTAGTGAAGCATTCGCAAGGTCCGGAAACACTCGCCATCCTTTATGAACTATATTCAGAGCCGGTTTCGCGCAAGGTGGCGGCCTCCTTGCAGCGGGTATTCTCGAAGGCGGCTGCGGAAAGCGGGGTCAAGCCATGAAGGTTGAAATCATTTATGGGGAACTGGCCAACCTGCTAGGAGAACACGGCAGCCAGAAGCTACTTGCACAAACCTTTGGCGAAGACCACTTGATCCGGACCTTCTATCCCGCCCTGCCGGCCTTTTTGAAGGGCGATGTCGATCTGGTTTACATGGGCCCTATGACAGAGCGGACACAAAGGCTGGTTCTTGAGCTGTGGCAGGGGCAGGCAAGCCGATTCCAGAAGGCTATTGAGGGAGGTACCGTCTTCTTCTTTGCGGGCAACGCGCTCGATCTGTTGGGGCGGACCATCCGCTATGAGGGAAAAGAGACGATTGAGGCACTGGGCCTATACCCCTTCGACACCTTCTGCCGCCGCTACGACCGGTACAACGAGGTGGTCTGTGCCAGCTTCAAGGAAATGCCGGTCATGGGTTTCCGCTCTCAGTTTACAACCCATACCGGCGACGCCGGCGCCTATCCCTTTCTCCAGGTCAATTATGGCTCAGGCATGAATCCTGACACCCCTTCCGAGGGCATACATGACAGAAATTTCTTCGCGACCGACCTCCTGGGACCCTTCCTGATCCTCAACCCTTCCTTTACCCGCTGGCTTTTCAATCTGACAGGGTTCCGGGGTCCGCTTCCTTTCGAAGAGGAGATGACGGCCGCGGCGGCCATCAGGCTGACTGATTTTTTGGAAACCTACTCCCCGAAAAGCAAGGCGTACAAACTTATTCATGCCTATTTGCGAAAAGAGAACCAAATCCTGAATCCATCCGCCCGGCTCAAAAACGAGAACACGCCCCGTTAAGGGCGCGTTCCACGTATAGGCGGCGCGATTTTTTCTCAACCCGCAGGCGTCAGCTCCGGGACTATCTCTTTTGGTTCAGCAGGCGGGCGGCCGAAAAGAGCGCTGAAAAAATCCTTCTTGCCGACAAATTTCATGCCAAAGGGATGGCGCTTGACCTCAACGTCCCTGGTCACTTCCCCCATCCACTCATTGAGGTGAATCTCTTTAAGGGATTCACGGATTCTGTCAGGCAGTTCCGGTTCATCGCCGTAACCTTCAAAATACATAATGTGATAACCATGGACGGTTTTGACAATGCCTGTATCACCCTTCTTGCGGCCATCCTCTGTGCACCAGCTTTCAAATTCGCGTACCATGGCGCCTGAAGCAACATCCCGGTAAAGACCGCCCGCCGCCTTGCTGCCTGGATCATCGCTGTGCTGGATAACCAGTTTGACGAAAGAGGCCTCGGTTCTGTCGCCGTCGAGGTATTGCTGCAAGACAGCTTCAGCCTCTTTTTTCAGCTCTCCATCCGTCTTTTCGTCGGGGTCATTCTCCGGATTGCGGATCAGGATGTGGCGGACGGAATAAGGCCTGAAATCATCGCGTGACCGGCCAATAAACTGAACCAGGGTGACAGAGTTTGTCCCCTCGATCACCTTGGCGTCACCCTCTTTGCGGCTGTCGTCCTTCAGGAAGTCCAGGACAGCGGAACTGATCCGGCCCGCAGCTTCCTTTTTGAAGACCAGGGAACCAGGATTCTCTTCAATGAATTCTGCCTCTTCGTCGTCAACGTACTTGAGAATGGCCTCTTCAAAGGTAAACTCCCCCAGGTCCCCCAGAGCCAGGTTGACTGTTTCGACCAGGTCAGCCAGGGCTTCTTTTCGCTCTTCGGCGGTCGCGTCTTCGTCAGTTTTAATCTTGAAAACGTAGGAGTAATAGGAATAGACATCAAGCTTATCCCTATGCTCCTGATAAAACTCCTCAACCTTTTCATCGGACAAGTCAGCCTCTTCGCGGATGGCTTCCTCGTAGTAGTTGATCAGCATGGAGTTTCTCAGATCACGCTCAATCAGCCGCAGGGAGGCGCCCGGGCCATAATAAAGTTTGACCAGGCTGCTGACGCTTTGCCCGTGGTTCATGGCCAGCTGGGTGAATTGTTCCTCCAGGGACCGGGCATTCCTGTCCATCTCCGCCAATTGGTTCTCATCCGGTGAAAATCCCTCCGACTCAATTTCGTTGAGGGCGCAATACATGAAAGTAATGCTGGGCAAGATCTGGTTGATGAATTCCTCACGGACGGTCGATCCGGGACCCATCTGCGATTCCTGATCCAACACCTTCTGGAACTCGTCCGTGAAGGCCAGGCCAAGCTGTTCCGAGGCTGTCATGTTGCCCATGACCATGTTGAGATCGGCTGCTGTCAATTTGCGGCTGCCAACGGTCAGGGCCGTTACGGATCTGGTCAGGATACCAGCTGATGAAACGATCCAGACCAGGAGGCCAAGGACCGCCAGGACAGCCAGAAAAGCGAGAACAACTCTCTTCCAGATTGAGTGACTCTCAATCTTCTTCTTGTGGCCGTCCGATCCTTTCATCCGGGCCAGACGTGATTTCCGTTCGGCCCTGGCAACCTGATGTTTCCAATCAGCTGAC encodes:
- the rpoB gene encoding DNA-directed RNA polymerase subunit beta, which gives rise to MIKPVQYGRVQRMSYSKIDEILDIPDLLEIQKSSYRWFVEEGLMEVLQESSPITDFSGDIELSFVGRDFDIDNPTYSIEECKERDSNYAAKLYMKVQLHDRVNDDIKTQDVFIGEFPLMTETGSFIINGAERVIISQLVRSPGAYFDIIRDKSEVELYTAQVIPNRGAWIEFESDSKRILWVRVDRQRKFHLTILLRALGIGTDEEIIDVLGSEESLLMTMQKDGCKTSDEGLQELFRKLRPGEVYTREGAQTLLHNNFFQPNRYDLAKVGIYKLNKKLALASRLAGHLAAADIITSDGEVLALADEIITAEAAEAIQQAGINSVDVYPIHRAGDTVTQFEHQLRVVGNERVEAKKYLTRFFGSEIAENIDYDGAGITESVYTPVLREIVEEAAEAAEPADFLRQQLAARRQELIPHHLTLHDILAVMSYYIGLEYGVGEGDDIDHLGNRRIRSVGELLQNQMRIGFSRMDRVVRERMQTIPDIKAAAPKDIVNTRPISAAIKEFFGSSQLSQFLDQPNPLAEMTHKRRLSALGPGGLSRERANFEVRDVHSSHYGRMCPIETPEGPNIGLINSLATYARVNRYGFLETPYRVYDKAAGVVTGEVRYLTADEEDRYYIAQANEPLDEEGHFIGKKISCRFRDEFFELDPDRVDLMDVSPKQLVSVATSLIPFLGNDDANRALMGSNMQRQAVPLIKTESPIIGTGMEYRAAKDSGVCVIASKGGVVEHVAGDLIRVRTDDQAVTTYQLKKYDRSNQGTCINQRPLVSVGDRIEAGEIIADGPSTDQGELALGRNVLIGFMMWEGYNFEDAILLNERLVRDDVYTSIHITEYECEARDTKLGPEEITREIPNVADDALRDLDEEGVVRIGAEVHAGDILVGKVTPKGETELTPEERLYRAIFGEKIREVRDTSVRVPHGESGVVVDIKTFTRDNDEQLKHGVTKLVRVYVAQKRKISVGDKMAGRHGNKGVVSKILPEEDMPFLPDGTPLDIVLNPLGVPSRMNVGQLLELHLGAAADKLGYKIATPVFDGADEQDVVEAFKAAGMDTDGKTILYDGRTGEAFENRVTVGIMYYLKLLHLVDDKIHARSIGPYSLVTQQPLGGKAQFGGQRFGEMEVWALEAYGAAYTLQEILTVKSDDIWGRTKTYEAIVKGENIPEPGVPEAFKVLVKELQSLSLDVHILSEENEEMDIPDSGDVEDEETVTDRTLLNLLGEEAALDADEEAFGEEGFTDGVLDSEGAVVSDQAPDEEAEAEYEQVEVEA
- a CDS encoding DUF1727 domain-containing protein, which gives rise to MKAKRSPRFIATILIVRATRRVMRLLHLKATHFPGQLASRLCPDFLSRIEKPGHIIAITGTNGKTTVANLVADMAEKLGLSFAHNAYGSNIEEGIITALLDAATLTGRKKRPLAILEIDERVTRIVFKSLRPDYLLVTNLFRESYLRNAHGEFIFDILNESIPPSTQLILNADDLLSQQLGESRRHTSFGIARLPGEEAFNTSLIRDVNLCPRCQGPLTDDFIRYHHIGRSRCEACGWRSMIPDFEATAVSSGTLTLSNTLDNSEETYPFKGENILEAYNLLAAIALFRTLGYGREIIARILGEVAIGVTRKEIIQAGDKRIYRMLAKGKNPIAVSRVLDALCSLPGRKQFILLVDTSVKKMSEEDNTAWLYDTDLSILAAEEVTRIIVGGRRAEDIRTALLFAGLPPEKIRTCRDKSETGSLVKHSQGPETLAILYELYSEPVSRKVAASLQRVFSKAAAESGVKP